In Ureibacillus thermophilus, the genomic stretch ATACCTAATTGTGATGCACCTGCACCGTAGAAAAGTCCACTGGAAGTCGAGAATAAACCTACTGCAAGTGTTCCCCAAATTCCGCAAATACCATGAACGGCAATGGCACCTACTGGGTCATCTACACGAACCTTCGTATCTAAGAAACGAACACCTTCTACTAATAAAATGCCAGATACACATCCAACAATAATTGAACCAATAATAGAAATATCTAATGCTCCAGCTGTAATACCTACCAAACCGCCTAAAACACCGTTTAATGAGATGGAAGGATCAATTTTTCCAAAACGGATTTTTGTATAAAGAGCGGAAACTACAAACGCAGCTGAAGTAGAAAGTAAAGTTGTGGCAATGACATGAGGTACTGCACTTGTATCTGCTGCAAGGGTACTAGCACCGTTGAAACCGAACCAACCTAACCATAGTACAAATACCCCAAGTGCTCCAAGAGGAATATTATGGCCTGGAATAACGTTGACTTTTTTGCCTGTATATTTGCCAATACGAGGCCCAAGGAAAATAACAACTGTTAAAGCGGCAATGGCACCTGTTAAATGCACCACTGTGGAACCTGCAAAATCAGTAAATCCTAGTTGTGCAAGCCATCCATCACCTGACCATACCCAATGGCCAATAATTGGGTAAACGATGATGCTCATTCCAACAGCAATCAAAATATAGCTCATGATATGGATTCGTTCAGCAACTGCTCCTGAAATAATGGTGATGGAAGTTGCTGCAAACATTGCTTGGAATACGAAGAAGTCGATATCTTCTCTTCCGGATAGGAAGAATCCATTCGTACCGACGAATCCGCCAGCTGTATCTCCAAACATAAGCCCAAAGCCTACCATAAAATATAATATGGAAACAATACTGATCGTTAAGAAGTTTTTCATGATAATGTTCAAAGAGTTTTTCGCTCTTGTAAAGCCCGTTTCCACAAGGGTAAATCCGGCATGCATAAAGAATACTAAGACAGCGCCTAACATTACCCAGACAAGGTTTATGGATAATTCCAATGATTCAACAGTCGGAGCTTGTGCATAAGCTGGCATTGCAGCGAACAGTAATAATGGGAAAATAGATAATAGTTTTTTCTTCATCTCTTCTCGACTCCTCTCTTCTTATATAATCGCTTCTTGGCCATGTTCGCCTGTTCGAATGCGAATCGCATCTTCTACAGGGATAATAAAGATTTTCCCATCACCTACCGATCCTGTATTGCAAGTTTTCTGAATAACTTCGACTACTTCTGGAACTTTTTCGTCGTCAACCACCAATTCAATTTTTAATTTAGGGAGGACTTTTATTTCAAAGGTTGTGCCTCGAAATAAACCTTCCATCCCTTTTTGTTTGCCGCTACCGGCGGCTTCCGTTACCGTCATGCCGCCGATACCGATGGAAAACAAGTTATCCCGCAATTCTTTAAACACTTCTGGACGGGTAATCACTTCAACTTTTTTCATAGAGCGTCCCCCTTAGTATAGAGTGATATAGCGTTCACGTTCCCATGGATGCACGTTAATTCTGAATTCATCCCATTCGATGCGTTTTGCTTCAATAAAGTGTGTTGTAATATGTTCGCCAAGGGCTGCTTTAATCACTTCATTTTGTTCCAACGCGTCCAATGCTTCTTTGAGGCTTTCTGGAAGACTCTTAATTTTTAATTCTTCTAATTGATCTTCATCCATTTTGTAAATGTTGGAGTTTACAGGATCACAAAGGGTTAATTTGTTTTTAATGCCGTCCAGACCTGCAGCTAGCATAACAGCTAATGCGAGATATGGGTTTGCTGATGGATCTGGATTTCTTAATTCAATACGAGTGCTTAATCCACGGCTTGCTGGAATACGTACAAGAGGACTGCGGTTTTTGCCTGACCATGCAATATAACATGGAGCTTCATAACCTGGAACTAATCGTTTGTAGGAGTTTACTGTTGGATTTGTAATGGCTGCGAAACTGTAAGCATGTTTTAGAATTCCTGCTAAATATTGTTTCGCTGTTTCACTTAAACCTAGTTCATCGTTTTCATCATAGAAGGCATTTTCATTTCCACGGAAAAGAGATTGGTGGCAGTGCATACCTGAACCATTTACGCCATAGAGAGGTTTTGGCATGAATGTGGCATGCAATCCATGTTTTCTAGCAATATTTTTTACTACTAATTTGAAAGTTTGAATATTGTCAGCCGTTTCGATAGCATCGGCATATTTAAAGTCAATTTCATGTTGACCAGGCGCAACTTCGTGGTGAGAAGCTTCAATTTCAAAGCCCATTTGTTCTAAAGTTAGAACGATATCACGACGGCAGTTTTCTCCAAGGTCCGTTGGCGCTAAATCAAAGTAGCCGCCTTGGTCATTTAATTCCATTGTTGGGTTGCCGCTTGCATCTGTTTTAAATAAGAAGAATTCTGGTTCTGGACCTACATTCATTGCTGTAAATCCAAGTTCGTTGGCTTCTTTTAAAACTCGTTTTAAAACTCCGCGTGGGTCGCCAGGGAATGGATTGCCATCTGGCAAGTATACATCACAAATTAAACGGGCCACTTTTCCGTATTCTGTTTCCCAAGGGAAGATCAGCCATGTGTTTAAATCCGGATATAAGTACATATCAGATTCTTCAATTCTTACAAACCCTTCAATAGAAGAACCATCAAACATGATTTTGTTGTCTAAAGCCTTTGGCAATTGGCTTAACGGAATTTCAACGTTTTTAATAATTCCGAATAAATCTGTGAATTGTAAGCGAATATAGCGCACGTTTTCTTCTTCTGCGATTTTTAAAATGGCTTCTTTTGTATAATTTTTCTTCATAAACTGTTTCCTCCTCCAAATTGTTATCCAATAATTATTGTCCTGCTGCTTTAAGCATCTTTTCTTTGGTGAAATGTTCTAATTTAATTTCACCGTGGCAGATGTACTCTGCCCTACCCTTCATCCAAATATGATTGTTTTCATCCCACCGAATCTCTAAATCACCTCCTGGAAGATGTACGGTTATTAATTGGTTCTTCTCAATCTTTTTATTTAAGGTGGCTGCGACAACTGCTGCACAAGCACCTGTTCCGCATGCCATTGTAATACCTGAGCCTCTTTCCCAAACTCGATAATCGAGTTCTTTGGAATTTTTAACAGTTACTATGCCGACATTGACTCTTTCGGGAAATATTTCAGCATGTTCGATGATGGGACCGATTTTCTCAAGGGGTACGTCATGAACATTGTCAGCAAATATGATGGCATGTGGGTTACCCATGGAGACACACGTTAAATGGTAGAGATTTTCACCAATGGTAAATGGTTCATTGATGGTCATCGTCATAGGCTCCCCTTTCATTGGAATCATTCCTTTTAACAATTTCGGTTCACCCATATCAACCGTCACAAATTCCACTTCTTTTTTCTTTTCTGAAATATGGACTTCTACAATTCCACCGAGGGTTTCAATGGTAAAACTCTCGGAAACTATAAACTGATGATCATATAAATATTTCGCAACACATCTTAATCCGTTGCCGCAATTTTTTCCTTCTGAACCATCTGCATTAAAGATTCTCATCCTGAAGTCCGCCACTTTTGAATCGCAAATGAGGATTAAACCATCAGAACCAATGCCAAATCTCACATCGGAAAGATTTCTAGCAAGTGTTGGAAGATATTCATCTTCTAAGGTGTTTTCTAAAAGATTGATTAAGATATAATTATTTCCTAATCCATGCATTTTCGTAAATAGCATTTCATCACCTTCTTTTAAATATGAACTGAACTCCCTTCAAGCGTCTCTCCATTTCCTTCATCACTTGTTGTTCTTCTTCTTCGGAATTTGCTTCAAAGGTGACGGAAAATCTGATGAAGCTTCCCGCATCATCCCATGGAACTGTTGAAATAAGGTGTTCCCGAATGAGATATTGCGAAAAATCTTCCGCTGATTGAAATGATGGACCACCTTCTACTCCGATTGGCGCTTCTGCGTACAAGTAAAAGGAGCCTTTTGGTTTTTCTACTTGGAAACCACATTCGCGAAGAATAGTGACTAATAATTCATGACGGCGGGAATACTTTTTTGCAGTTTCTTCTGTTATTTCTGGATGGGATAAGGCAAAACATGCGGCTTTTTGGATTGGAATGAATTGACCGGAATCGCTGTTGTCTTTTACCGTTTGGAAAGCTTTAATACATTTGGCATTTCCAGCGATAAACCCAATTCTCCAACCGGTCATATTGAAAGACTTGGATAATGAATGAAGCTCTACTCCAACTTCTTTTGCACCAGGTACGGATAAAAAGCTGAGAGGTTTTTCGCCGTCAAACATCAACGCTGCATAGGCGGCATCATGGACAACAATGAGGTGATGTTTTTTTGCAAACGCGACGACTTCTTCAAAGAATTCTTTCGTTGCTACCGCACCAGTCGGATTGTTTGGATAGTTTAAATAAAGCAGCTTTGCTTTTTTCAACACTTCT encodes the following:
- a CDS encoding ammonium transporter: MKKKLLSIFPLLLFAAMPAYAQAPTVESLELSINLVWVMLGAVLVFFMHAGFTLVETGFTRAKNSLNIIMKNFLTISIVSILYFMVGFGLMFGDTAGGFVGTNGFFLSGREDIDFFVFQAMFAATSITIISGAVAERIHIMSYILIAVGMSIIVYPIIGHWVWSGDGWLAQLGFTDFAGSTVVHLTGAIAALTVVIFLGPRIGKYTGKKVNVIPGHNIPLGALGVFVLWLGWFGFNGASTLAADTSAVPHVIATTLLSTSAAFVVSALYTKIRFGKIDPSISLNGVLGGLVGITAGALDISIIGSIIVGCVSGILLVEGVRFLDTKVRVDDPVGAIAVHGICGIWGTLAVGLFSTSSGLFYGAGASQLGIQAIGVLAVIVYTLIVVSVITVLINFIYPIRVSTEDEIAGLDYSEHGSYAYEWSQTLLERVINGNDEKPEHGLGLADRLNNLAHGAVKSKTS
- a CDS encoding P-II family nitrogen regulator; this encodes MKKVEVITRPEVFKELRDNLFSIGIGGMTVTEAAGSGKQKGMEGLFRGTTFEIKVLPKLKIELVVDDEKVPEVVEVIQKTCNTGSVGDGKIFIIPVEDAIRIRTGEHGQEAII
- the glnA gene encoding type I glutamate--ammonia ligase is translated as MKKNYTKEAILKIAEEENVRYIRLQFTDLFGIIKNVEIPLSQLPKALDNKIMFDGSSIEGFVRIEESDMYLYPDLNTWLIFPWETEYGKVARLICDVYLPDGNPFPGDPRGVLKRVLKEANELGFTAMNVGPEPEFFLFKTDASGNPTMELNDQGGYFDLAPTDLGENCRRDIVLTLEQMGFEIEASHHEVAPGQHEIDFKYADAIETADNIQTFKLVVKNIARKHGLHATFMPKPLYGVNGSGMHCHQSLFRGNENAFYDENDELGLSETAKQYLAGILKHAYSFAAITNPTVNSYKRLVPGYEAPCYIAWSGKNRSPLVRIPASRGLSTRIELRNPDPSANPYLALAVMLAAGLDGIKNKLTLCDPVNSNIYKMDEDQLEELKIKSLPESLKEALDALEQNEVIKAALGEHITTHFIEAKRIEWDEFRINVHPWERERYITLY
- the dapF gene encoding diaminopimelate epimerase, which encodes MLFTKMHGLGNNYILINLLENTLEDEYLPTLARNLSDVRFGIGSDGLILICDSKVADFRMRIFNADGSEGKNCGNGLRCVAKYLYDHQFIVSESFTIETLGGIVEVHISEKKKEVEFVTVDMGEPKLLKGMIPMKGEPMTMTINEPFTIGENLYHLTCVSMGNPHAIIFADNVHDVPLEKIGPIIEHAEIFPERVNVGIVTVKNSKELDYRVWERGSGITMACGTGACAAVVAATLNKKIEKNQLITVHLPGGDLEIRWDENNHIWMKGRAEYICHGEIKLEHFTKEKMLKAAGQ
- a CDS encoding LL-diaminopimelate aminotransferase, which gives rise to MQAVDYIQQLFADRIGGPSFGLKEEIFKFEKIKRAKRQAMKEKPDVPLIDLGVGEPDAMADRRVVDKLYEEAAKSENRFYADNGIQEFKEAAFRYMAEVFNVPDLDPETEINHVIGSKSGLSLLPAAFINPGDITLMPSPCYPVLGTYTKYFGGEVVHLPLHKENRFLPRLDQINPEVLKKAKLLYLNYPNNPTGAVATKEFFEEVVAFAKKHHLIVVHDAAYAALMFDGEKPLSFLSVPGAKEVGVELHSLSKSFNMTGWRIGFIAGNAKCIKAFQTVKDNSDSGQFIPIQKAACFALSHPEITEETAKKYSRRHELLVTILRECGFQVEKPKGSFYLYAEAPIGVEGGPSFQSAEDFSQYLIREHLISTVPWDDAGSFIRFSVTFEANSEEEEQQVMKEMERRLKGVQFIFKRR